CCTCAGCTTCGTAAATCTTCCTTATCAGATCTTACTTTTATTTCCGATTCAACTAATGAATTTGCGGTTGGTTACATTTCGAAAATGAAAGATCAAGCCGAATTGCTTGTATTTGTGAATGGAAGCAATAAGAATAAAAGCGAAATATCAATCCCATCTGGTGAATGGTATGTTCTTGCAGACGGGATAAAAGTTTATAATTCAAAAGATGAACAGAAAATTGTAAAAGACATTTTAAAACTTGAACCAACGGAAGGAATAATTCTCGTTAAATCGTTTTGAACTAATTATTTTGGTTGAGCTATTTGAGATAAACCATTTTTTTCGTCTCAACGCGATTACCGGCTTTGAGCTGATAGAAATAAACGGAGCTGCGCAATGGATAATGTAAAATTGAAAATGGAAAATGATAGAATCCAGCATCTTTAATTTCATCAACAAGCGTTGCAACTTCACGTCCAAGTACATCATAAACTTTCAATAGAACATGTTTTTTTCTCGGTACTAAATACACAATACTAGTTACTCCATTAAACGGATTCGGATAATTTTGATACAATACGAATTTATCCGGTATATCATTCTTGTCAGAAATGTTCGTTGAGATCGAAACAGTTGCTGGGATTTTAATCTCAATATTGTTAGGATCATTTGTTGATAGAAGTATTTCTGTATGATAAACGTCCGACTTCAATCCCTTTGACTTCGCAGTTAGAAATATTGGCTGAGATGACATAGGAAGAATATTTCCGCTAATTGGATTTGATGATAAGAAAAGGTCGATTTCTAAAAGCAGATTATTTTTAATAAAACTAGTATTGAAAGCAATCTCCAATCCATCATTCCCGTCAAAATTCTCTATTCCAATCGTCTCAAAATTCCAAGTTGAATTTATTTTACTGTACACAAATTGCACTTTGGATGAATTTGAAAAAAGAATAATTTGAAAAGTAAGATCTCCATTTGACGAAGGCCAATAATCCCAATTGTTCCACTGAATAATAAACTTATCATCAATCTGCTGATAATAAATATCCCCTTTTTTTGTTCCGTCTAAGTCTGTCCAAAACGGAGAGATGATTGCATCCGGGCGATTAAAACTCGGGATTGGATAATTAATACTGGACTCTTCAAAAAAATAAAAGTTGAACGTAATAAATCCGTTGGACGAAACCACAGTTTTGTTAAACGTAAAACCGTAAAAAATAAAATCGAATGGAAGGTCAATTATTCCAAAACCCTCATCCTTGGCTGGAAGATTGGAATTAACCTGAAGCAGATTGATTTTCGTTCCAGTGGTTGAAATATCTGTAAAGCTGTAAGAAGGACCTTTAGAGTGCTCGTTCGTTATCCACCAATAACCAAATTTATCAATCCCGCCAGATTTCTCAGTTTGCCTTATTCCCACACGTGTATCGGGCTCCCCTTTTCGTTTTAGTTTTGTGTAATAATGTTCTGGATATGAGCGAGTAAAAGAATTTTCAAAATTAACACCATTGAGCTTCCAACTTAGATCGGCAAGGCCAGAATTGTTTATTATTAAGGAAGTTTTTGTTGAATCTGTATTATTTAGATTAAAATGAAGTGATGAGGATGAGAGTGATACCTTAGGATAATAGACAGCATTTCCTTCTATTAGAATAATTATAGTTGTATCCCCGGCATTGCAGCTTAATATGGAAGTAAATTTACCGGTCCGTGTCGGATGAAATTGGATTTTTACAATCTCAAAACGATCTTTCAAAACTGTAAAATTGTTTCTATCAGCTGCATATCCTGAATCCGAAAAGTTTAAGGAGATTGATCTGGAGGCATCTGTGTTATTGTAAAAATCTAAATATAAATCTTTGGTTGTTCCAACTTCAGTCTCCGAGAAAATAATTTTATTTGGGCCAGCAAATAGTTTTTGTTTTGAAATATTCTTTACAGTTCTAAATGCATTCAATCTTCCATAACCTGTTTCCAAATCGAATCCATCTGAACCCAAATCGATACATGAATATCTCATCAGATTTCGGATAGAATCCTGGCTCAAGAATGGATTAAGTGAAAGAATCAAAGCTGCGACTCCTGCGGCATGAGGTGTTGCTGCCGATGTACCGTTTGCAAATTGAAAATATTCATTCGGTGAGTAGCCAAGCTGCCCTATCATGTCAGTTGAAAAAATTCTTGTTCCAGGTGCCAGAAAATCCAAATCGATACCGTAATTGCTTGCCCAGTTCTCTCCATCGCAAGTTGAAAAAGTTTTTCTTCCATCGCATGGACTTAAAGCGCCCACTGCCATAACATTTGTATATGAAGCAGGATAAAACGATGCAGTATCGTTCCAATTGCCTCGCGAACCAAATAACACACAACCTTTTGCATAAGCATAATCGATTGCCGATTTAAGATAACCGGAATTTGTCGTACTTCCCCAGCTCATCGAAATTACTTTTGCTCCGCTGTCTGCAGCAAAAATAACTCCATTCGATACAGATTGTTCTGAACCCGTTCCTTTGCCAATTACTTTGACTGGCAGAAGACGGCAATTCCAATCTACACCTGCCATTCCGATATTGTTATTGCCTGTTGCGGCAGCAATTCCAAACATCACTGTTCCATGTCCATCGTCGTCCATAGGATCATCGTCGCCGTATTTAAAATCATATCCTGGAATTATCCTGCCGGCAAATTCCGGATGATGGTAGTCAAGTCCAGTATCTAAAATCGCAAGAATTAAATCTCTTGATCCTATAGTGATTGTCCACGCTTTTCTTGTTTCGATATCAACACCAGGTGTTCCAACCGGAGCGCCGCCCCCCAACGGAATGACCTGTCCACGATTCTCGTGAGCCCATTGTTTTTGATAATTAGGATCATTTGGATATGAAGTTGTGGAATAAACATAATTTGGTTCAGCCGATTCAACAACGTCAAGCTTGCTGAATTCATTGGAAATAAATTTTGGGTTTAGAAAACTCGGGAAGTTAAAGACAAAAATTCTCGATAAGCCAAATTCTTTATCAAGCTCAGTATCTTTTGGTTTGAATTTTAAGAACGGTTCGATGGAATTGATTTGATATTTTCTATTTAGCTCATCAATGGTGCTTATTCCGGTTTCGAGAACTCCATTTTTTGATTTTGGCGAAAAATTTGGGAATTCATCGGCAGAGATTTTGACTATGATCTGGTCAGCAATATATTTCTGTTGTGAAAAGAGAGAAAGATTCAGAAAAAAGAGAAAAGAAAGAGAAGCGAAAAGCTTTAATCTCATACAAATCTCCGTAATATTATCTTAAAAGAATTAATTTTTTAGTAGCAGAATATTTTCCTGCTTCCAATTTGTAAAAGTAAACTCCACTCGCAAATCCGCTCGCATTAAGTTCAATTTCATATTCCCCTAACGGTTTGGGTTCGTTAACCAGAGTTTTTATTTCTCTGCCAAGAACATCGTAGATCTTTAATGTAACTTTTGGTAGAGTCATTGCGTTTTGTGTCTCTAATGTTGGAATTACGTATCGAATCATTGTTCTTGAATTGAATGGATTGGGGAAGTTTTGGTGTAGAACAAAAGAATAATTTCTCGAAGTTGTTGTTTCACCTACGCTAGTTAATAAGCCAGAATAAGATTGTAGATTTAATTGACGAAAATTATTTTTTAGCATTTCAATTCCTTGAAGATTACTGCTGCCGCGTGCTGCCATAATTACAATTACAACCTCTTGTGTATCATTTACAGCAAATGTAAATGGATGAGTTGATATGAGCATTCTTCTGTTTCCATCATCGGGGCGAGGTGTCGTGTATAACGTAGATGGCCAACCAGGTCCCTCATACCACCCAATTCCACTAACAGGATCGCCAGTTAACCAAAATCGAGTTCCTACAAATGTAATTGGATCATAGATATATTCACCCTGATATCCGGCTCCCTGTTGATAATTCCTCAGAGCATAAGGAGTTCCAGCATGGGAACCTTTATGCGGCTCTATATATATCATTAATCTACCTTGTTCTGGTGGTGTATTAATTATAAATGCTCGTGCTCGAAGATTCTTATAACCCTTTATCCATTTATCGTTGAAAAATGCAGAATCGATGATAGTCGCCGTTTGTTTCGGTCCCTGCAAAATACTGTATCCTATAACTGGTGGAGATTCACCCCAAATAGAGTCATAATTTGAAGTATTATAGCAATACGCAAGGTTCAGAGAGATATCACCACCACAATAATCATCAAACCGATTTCCGATATCTGGATCAGCCCAATAGCTAAAGATAAAGTTTTCAAGATTTTTGCTGGATTTATTGATGATTTTATATTTTTTAAATATCACATCATTTAAAAAGTTTTCTTTTTTATAACCAAATATATATGAGTGAATTTCTAAACCAATCGGTTTTGAACCAAATAGAGCAATAGTTTTGGTTGTATCTAAGTCGTTCATTATAAACCAATTAGTTTCATCTCCGTAGAACTTGGGCTTATCGATTCCAGGATCGTAGAATCCATTCAGATTAATATCTTCCCATGGAGCACCCAAATCTATAGGCCAATTAATATAATCATATTGTAATCGATCTTTTTCTAAACTTGGGGGTAGAGATTCCCAATTTTTTTTGATTTTCCAAATCTTGAAACGTGAATCGTTTGGGTTTGATGGGACTTTTCCAGGGAGTATCTGCCCGGGTTGGAGTCCGCTCCTATATGAACTTCCCCCAGCGGTTAAAGAAGGGTAAGTAGCATAAAAAGACCAAAGGAAACCATCTTTAAATGAAAGTTGATTTATTGAGTTAATTCCGCCAGGCCATAAAAAACCGGCTCTATTTGCAGAGGAGGAATGAGAGCCGACACCTGTATTGTCAAACCACATCAGAACATTGTTAATTGCTATATAATCTTCATTATTATTAGGTGAAATTATTTCAATCGGAGTTTCAATAATTGTAACTGGACCTAAGCCAGTTGCGTCCCTTATTTTAATTTTACACAATTTAGTTGTGATTGATGGTACTTTCCATGTGAACGAATTAGAAGTCGATGAATAATTCTCTATTATGCTTATCCATGTTAAACCATTATCAGTTGAATACTCAATGTTATAAAAATCGATGTTAAGACTATTCCACATAATTAAATAATTGAATCCGCCCCAGATTTTTTCAGAAACTTTAGGTTGAAGTAAAAAAAGCTTTTTGTAAAATAAATCTTTATTCGATTTTAATATCCAATAATCACCTTTATAATTTCCAGTAAAAATTAATCCGCTGTCTAGAGATACTTTAATCTCCTCCGTTACCCCTGAGAACGTTTTCCGAGTTAATACAACTCCATAAAAATCTAATTTTATGATTTCATTTGGCTTTTGATACACATCTTCTGAAGTAGCGATAAAAAATGCTGAATCATTCAGAGATACGATTGAATATATTTTAGTATCGAAGGTTTTTGACCAAATTGGATGCCCAATATTATTTGTAAAATAAAGCGATTTTCCACCGCTTATAATTAAATAGTCATTATTAGTCACTTGAAGATCAAAAACTACTTTTCCATAGTATGATGCTATATCAAATTTTCTTTGCCAGAGTGTATTACCAAGAGAATCGAGCTTAGTAAGAAAAATTCTTCTCTTAGTAAGAGAGGTTTCATAAGAACCCAATATGACAAAACAATTGTCAAGGGTCTGTTTTACAGTATAACCGTACTCATTTTTACCAGCGTCCAGGACTTTTAAACACTGGATTTCACCTTCAGGGTCTGTTCTAATTACTAATATGTCACTGGCCGCAATCTTTTGATTGCCGACAATTACTAAACCATTATCCTTTGTTAAAATCATATCATGACCGATATAATTAAATGCTCCAGCGATTTCTTTCTGCCAGATTTGTAAACCATCGGTTGTGATCTTAGCAAGAGCAATTCTCGATTCGCGAGATGTGTACATAAATATTAAATGGTTATCATTAGAAAGAAGTACTTTATTTCTACCATATGATTTGTTTGTTATACATTCAAACTCCAGAGTCCATACAGAATTACCATGCTTATCTAATTTTGTAATAATGGCTTTCGATTCTTGTGAGTAAATGTTCAATGAAATCCCAGCTATAATTAAACTATTTTCATCAGGGCAAACTACAGATGTTGCATTTTCTGTGTAGTTCGTGTCCCCAATAATTTTTTCAAAAGTAATTATTTGGGCAGAGAGTGAGTGTGTGGAGAGATTAAAAAAGATAATGACCAGTGAAACAATGTATAATAATCTTTGTATCATTTTAGGCACTAGGACACTTCATAATGTTACGATAAACACTACTGTAATATAATCATTTTCTTAGAAATGAATCTATTGTTGACTTGTAGTTTGTAAAAATACACTCCACTCGCGAATCCAATTGCATCAAGTTCAATTTCATATTCACCTGGCGGTTTAGGTTCATCGACCAGAGTTTGTAATTCTCTGCCAAGAACATCATAGATCTTTAATGTAACTTGTGGTAAAGTCATTGCATTTTGCGTCTCTTGTGTTGGAATTACATATCGAATCAATGTTCTTGAATTAAAAGGATTGGGAAAGTTTTGATAAAGGGAAAATTCATTTATCGAATAATTTCCATCTACGCTTGATGGGATAAAGATTTTAAAATGTCCATTACTTTCATCAAAACTACTGCCATCGTTCACATCGGTTATTCTTAATAGAGCGCCACGTTCGTTTATATGAGGAATTGTCCAGTTGTAACTCAATGAATCGGCAGGAAAGTTTTGTACTATAGTATGCCATTTTCCATCCTCATTTGTTTGAAATTGAATTGTAACAAATTTAGCAAATGTATGCTGCCATTTAATTTTAAATATGCTATTTGCCTGCAATTGCTCGCCTCCGTTTGGTGCAAGAACAATTATTCTTTTATATCTGCCGAGCGAATCTGTTTTAACAACAAAGATCTGAATACTTGAACCGTGTGCATAAGAACCTGTAATAATAAATCCGCCGTCTTGAGCCTGTTCAACGTAATTTGCTGAAATATAGCCAATCAAGTACCCCCAATAAAAAAAATCATTGCGCCATTGTAAGCTTCCATATTTGTCATATTTAAAAAGATTTGTAGATGTCAGCATAATGAAGCCGCCGTCTGAAGTTTGTTTAACAGACATTCCTTTATAACCGGTTGAAATTATTTCTTTGGGATAACCTTTAGTATCGGCGGTAATAATTGAACTTCCGCCGTGAATTAGTATCGACCCGTTGCCCAATCTCTGAGATGAATAACCAACATTACTCGAAGCATTCATTGAATATTTTCTTACCCAAAGAAGATTTCCGCTGTGATCAAGTTTTAATGCAATTAATTTGGACTGAGTTATGCTAATGGACATCGATCCAATAAAAATATACCCATCATCATCTAGTTCTAATGCGCTCCACCCGAAGTCGTTTTTTCCAAAGTCAATACTATATGACCAAAGCGTATCGCCATTCATGTCGGTTTTAACGAAGTAAAGATCCCATGTTGAATTTTGAATTGAGCCGGCAATTACAAATCCATTGTCTGAAGTTTGCGTAACAAAGTAGCTCATCTCGTTCTTAGGCGTTCCAATAAATTTTGACCAGATAACAGTTCCATTCTTATCGGTTTTAATTAAGGAGATATCCCAATTACTTTCCCGATTCACAGCGCCCGTTAAAATAAAACCACTGTCACGAGTTAATTGTGCGAATGATCGGGTTAAATTCAATTGATTTAATCCTGGGAAAGATTGTGTCCACTTTTGATTTCCTAGCGAATCTATTTTTGTTAACAATAGATTATTTAGCGAAGTAGCCGATATGATATAACCCAAATCATTTGTTTGTTGAATTGAATATCCTATTTGCTTGTCGCTGATTCTGAAAGTTCTTTGAAAGGTAATAGATTGAGAAGAAGAAATCTCAAAAGAGATAAAGGTTATTATCATAACTCTGACGAATGTGAGGTTCATTTCACAATCGCCAATTTTTTAACAATTGCATTACCTCTATAATTTAGTGTATACCAAAAAATTCCGCTGGTTAATTTATCAGCATCCAAGTTTATTTCATGTTCGCCAGCTGATTTTAATTCATCAACAAGAGTTTTGATCTTTCTGCCAAGCACATCGTATAATTCTAATTTAACATGTTGAGAAATTACTTGATTATTTGTTGAGATCGATGGCATCTCTGTTGGAATCGTATATTTTATCTTCGTGATTGAATTGAAAGGATTTGGAAAATTTTGATAGAGATTGAAATAAAACGAACTGGATTTATCGTTAACATCGGTCTTTTCTTTAATAATAAACGGTGCCGCATTCGAAGCGCCATAAGAATAATCTGATGCATCAAACACCTCGATGTAACAATCATTTGAGGGTGAGTTAGGTACAACCCAAAGATATTTTTCGCTGTCTGCTGAGTAACTTTCATGAATGGACTGGTAAGAAAAATTATACTTTAATCTTATGAAGACATTCTCAACATAATCACTTTTCCACTTAATCCACACCGAATCTCCGATTGTGAATGTTTCGCCGCCAATTGGAAAAAGCAATTGAACGTGTCTATTTGAACCTAATTTATCTAATTTAGCAATCCATGTTTTTTCGCTGCCGCTTATACCGATTTTTCCAAGAATTATAAATCCACTATCGGGAGTTTGCAATGCCATAACATTCTTTTTCTGAGTAGTCGGAGGGTGCCATTCCCAATTTAAAATTCCGTTTCGATCTGTAACAAATAAACCGTTATCTCCGGCAATCACAATATTTTTTTGAAAAGATTCTGTTGCTGAATTTAACGGAGAGGAGAGGGTTCTTGTCCAAATAG
The Ignavibacteria bacterium DNA segment above includes these coding regions:
- a CDS encoding T9SS type A sorting domain-containing protein — protein: MRLKLFASLSFLFFLNLSLFSQQKYIADQIIVKISADEFPNFSPKSKNGVLETGISTIDELNRKYQINSIEPFLKFKPKDTELDKEFGLSRIFVFNFPSFLNPKFISNEFSKLDVVESAEPNYVYSTTSYPNDPNYQKQWAHENRGQVIPLGGGAPVGTPGVDIETRKAWTITIGSRDLILAILDTGLDYHHPEFAGRIIPGYDFKYGDDDPMDDDGHGTVMFGIAAATGNNNIGMAGVDWNCRLLPVKVIGKGTGSEQSVSNGVIFAADSGAKVISMSWGSTTNSGYLKSAIDYAYAKGCVLFGSRGNWNDTASFYPASYTNVMAVGALSPCDGRKTFSTCDGENWASNYGIDLDFLAPGTRIFSTDMIGQLGYSPNEYFQFANGTSAATPHAAGVAALILSLNPFLSQDSIRNLMRYSCIDLGSDGFDLETGYGRLNAFRTVKNISKQKLFAGPNKIIFSETEVGTTKDLYLDFYNNTDASRSISLNFSDSGYAADRNNFTVLKDRFEIVKIQFHPTRTGKFTSILSCNAGDTTIIILIEGNAVYYPKVSLSSSSLHFNLNNTDSTKTSLIINNSGLADLSWKLNGVNFENSFTRSYPEHYYTKLKRKGEPDTRVGIRQTEKSGGIDKFGYWWITNEHSKGPSYSFTDISTTGTKINLLQVNSNLPAKDEGFGIIDLPFDFIFYGFTFNKTVVSSNGFITFNFYFFEESSINYPIPSFNRPDAIISPFWTDLDGTKKGDIYYQQIDDKFIIQWNNWDYWPSSNGDLTFQIILFSNSSKVQFVYSKINSTWNFETIGIENFDGNDGLEIAFNTSFIKNNLLLEIDLFLSSNPISGNILPMSSQPIFLTAKSKGLKSDVYHTEILLSTNDPNNIEIKIPATVSISTNISDKNDIPDKFVLYQNYPNPFNGVTSIVYLVPRKKHVLLKVYDVLGREVATLVDEIKDAGFYHFPFSILHYPLRSSVYFYQLKAGNRVETKKMVYLK
- a CDS encoding T9SS type A sorting domain-containing protein, which produces MIYIEPHKGSHAGTPYALRNYQQGAGYQGEYIYDPITFVGTRFWLTGDPVSGIGWYEGPGWPSTLYTTPRPDDGNRRMLISTHPFTFAVNDTQEVVIVIMAARGSSNLQGIEMLKNNFRQLNLQSYSGLLTSVGETTTSRNYSFVLHQNFPNPFNSRTMIRYVIPTLETQNAMTLPKVTLKIYDVLGREIKTLVNEPKPLGEYEIELNASGFASGVYFYKLEAGKYSATKKLILLR
- a CDS encoding T9SS type A sorting domain-containing protein — its product is MNLTFVRVMIITFISFEISSSQSITFQRTFRISDKQIGYSIQQTNDLGYIISATSLNNLLLTKIDSLGNQKWTQSFPGLNQLNLTRSFAQLTRDSGFILTGAVNRESNWDISLIKTDKNGTVIWSKFIGTPKNEMSYFVTQTSDNGFVIAGSIQNSTWDLYFVKTDMNGDTLWSYSIDFGKNDFGWSALELDDDGYIFIGSMSISITQSKLIALKLDHSGNLLWVRKYSMNASSNVGYSSQRLGNGSILIHGGSSIITADTKGYPKEIISTGYKGMSVKQTSDGGFIMLTSTNLFKYDKYGSLQWRNDFFYWGYLIGYISANYVEQAQDGGFIITGSYAHGSSIQIFVVKTDSLGRYKRIIVLAPNGGEQLQANSIFKIKWQHTFAKFVTIQFQTNEDGKWHTIVQNFPADSLSYNWTIPHINERGALLRITDVNDGSSFDESNGHFKIFIPSSVDGNYSINEFSLYQNFPNPFNSRTLIRYVIPTQETQNAMTLPQVTLKIYDVLGRELQTLVDEPKPPGEYEIELDAIGFASGVYFYKLQVNNRFISKKMIILQ
- a CDS encoding T9SS type A sorting domain-containing protein, translated to MKSFINLFLFFLIKKFAFIFLILAAYTPLHAQTNTFEIIYNLGHVTLPYSLEITTDEDYLISGTNVNYSNLDGEIFIKKINKVGKESFHKIIKGTRNYNPNRVCAIETSDGGYAVVGTCDTPFYINIYIIKLDSLGNLIWEKKLGGTTDHAGHFIQQTYDGGYIIGGSKKNSASGWDMFLLKTDSQGNELWSRIFGGTRSDYGWVVRQSKDSGFVFIGTTTFGINSKRVYLVKTDVNGNILWQRKLNETQNAFANYFLSKTIDNGFIITAQNYLIKIDSVGYPIWTRTLSSPLNSATESFQKNIVIAGDNGLFVTDRNGILNWEWHPPTTQKKNVMALQTPDSGFIILGKIGISGSEKTWIAKLDKLGSNRHVQLLFPIGGETFTIGDSVWIKWKSDYVENVFIRLKYNFSYQSIHESYSADSEKYLWVVPNSPSNDCYIEVFDASDYSYGASNAAPFIIKEKTDVNDKSSSFYFNLYQNFPNPFNSITKIKYTIPTEMPSISTNNQVISQHVKLELYDVLGRKIKTLVDELKSAGEHEINLDADKLTSGIFWYTLNYRGNAIVKKLAIVK